A DNA window from Massilia putida contains the following coding sequences:
- a CDS encoding glutaredoxin family protein — MRAVAALALASAAAAAAAQGQTYKWKDAAGVVHYSDRPPAGGKAQVLRADGQQAAAPSLPYELARAVQNHPVTLYTTARCDACDQGRALLRARGIPFAEKTVTTPEDQQQLHSIGGKDELPLLVVGRRQVTGFTAAAWNEALDSASYPRKTMLPPGYRTGAAEAAAPANLPAPLPRVPAAPAPDAAAAQAEQQQPRQPPQPKKTPPDFQF, encoded by the coding sequence ATGCGCGCCGTCGCCGCGCTCGCCCTCGCGTCCGCCGCAGCGGCTGCCGCCGCGCAGGGCCAGACGTACAAGTGGAAAGACGCGGCCGGCGTCGTCCACTACAGCGACAGGCCGCCGGCCGGCGGCAAGGCGCAGGTGCTGCGTGCCGACGGCCAGCAGGCCGCGGCGCCATCGCTGCCGTACGAACTGGCACGCGCCGTGCAGAACCACCCTGTGACCTTGTACACGACGGCCCGCTGCGACGCGTGCGACCAGGGCCGCGCCCTGCTGCGCGCACGCGGCATCCCGTTCGCGGAAAAGACGGTGACCACGCCGGAAGACCAGCAGCAGCTGCACAGCATCGGCGGCAAGGACGAGCTGCCGCTGCTGGTCGTCGGCCGGCGCCAGGTCACCGGCTTTACTGCCGCCGCGTGGAACGAAGCGCTCGATTCGGCGTCTTATCCACGCAAGACGATGCTGCCGCCGGGCTACCGGACGGGTGCCGCCGAAGCGGCCGCCCCCGCGAACTTGCCGGCCCCGCTGCCGCGTGTGCCGGCGGCACCGGCGCCGGATGCGGCGGCCGCGCAGGCCGAGCAGCAGCAGCCCAGGCAGCCGCCGCAGCCGAAAAAAACGCCACCGGATTTCCAGTTCTGA
- a CDS encoding DNA polymerase III subunit chi, which yields MTRIDFHTNIPDKLGYACRLARKAYAAHAKLVLLADSQAQADALNEALWTLSGTDFIPHVMAGDPLAPETPVIVTADEQVELPHRDMLVNLTRRTPAGFERFARVFEIISTDEEDAAAGRARYVAYKKQSYPLTHFVAGQS from the coding sequence ATGACCCGGATCGACTTCCACACCAACATCCCCGACAAGCTCGGCTACGCCTGCCGCCTCGCGCGCAAGGCGTACGCGGCGCACGCGAAGCTCGTCCTGCTGGCCGACAGCCAGGCCCAGGCCGACGCCCTGAACGAGGCGCTGTGGACGCTGTCCGGCACCGACTTCATCCCGCACGTGATGGCCGGCGATCCGCTCGCGCCGGAAACGCCGGTGATCGTCACGGCCGACGAGCAGGTCGAGCTGCCGCACCGCGACATGCTCGTGAACCTCACGCGCCGCACGCCGGCCGGCTTCGAACGGTTCGCGCGCGTGTTCGAAATCATCTCGACGGACGAGGAAGACGCCGCCGCCGGCCGCGCGCGCTACGTCGCGTACAAGAAGCAGTCGTATCCGTTGACGCACTTCGTGGCGGGCCAGTCATGA
- a CDS encoding branched-chain amino acid ABC transporter substrate-binding protein: MQVTTKLIPFAIALAFAGTAGAQQVVKIGHVAPISGPSAHLGKDNENAARMAIDELNAKGFTLNGQKATLQLISEDDGADPKQGTAVAQKLVDAKVNGVVGHLNSGTTVPASKIYNDAGIVQISPATTAPVYTRQHFPGAFRVVASDAKLGSTLSKYAIDTLHAKNIAIIDDRTTYGQGVADEFVKGLKKPGIKIVGREFTSATATDYTAILTSIKAKKPDLIFFGGMDSVAGPMLKQMKALGITAVFMGGDGMCTDALGRLAGDGLGEGRVYCAEAGGVKGPQEKVMDDFRARYKKKFNMDVQLYAPYVYDSVMVMAKAMQDAKSADPAKYLPVLKNIKYEGVTGTIQFDANGDIKDGALTLFTYKGGKRTKLDVIR, encoded by the coding sequence ATGCAGGTCACTACGAAACTCATCCCCTTCGCCATCGCCCTCGCCTTCGCGGGCACGGCCGGCGCGCAGCAGGTCGTCAAGATCGGCCACGTGGCGCCGATCTCCGGCCCCAGCGCGCACCTCGGCAAGGACAACGAGAACGCCGCGCGCATGGCCATCGACGAGCTCAACGCCAAAGGCTTCACGCTGAACGGCCAGAAGGCCACGCTGCAACTGATTTCCGAAGACGACGGCGCCGACCCCAAGCAGGGCACGGCGGTGGCGCAGAAGCTCGTCGATGCGAAAGTCAACGGCGTGGTCGGCCACCTGAATTCCGGCACCACGGTGCCCGCGTCGAAGATCTACAACGACGCCGGCATCGTGCAGATCTCGCCCGCCACGACGGCGCCCGTCTACACGCGCCAGCACTTCCCGGGCGCGTTCCGCGTCGTCGCCAGCGATGCCAAGCTGGGCAGCACGCTGAGCAAGTACGCCATCGACACGCTGCACGCGAAAAACATCGCCATCATCGACGACCGCACGACGTACGGCCAGGGCGTGGCGGACGAGTTCGTGAAGGGCCTGAAAAAGCCGGGCATCAAGATCGTCGGCCGCGAATTCACGAGCGCGACCGCCACCGACTACACGGCCATCCTCACGTCGATCAAGGCGAAGAAGCCGGACCTGATCTTCTTCGGCGGCATGGATTCCGTCGCGGGCCCGATGCTCAAGCAGATGAAGGCACTCGGCATCACAGCCGTGTTCATGGGCGGCGACGGCATGTGCACGGACGCGTTGGGCCGCCTGGCCGGCGACGGACTCGGCGAAGGCCGCGTGTATTGCGCGGAAGCGGGCGGCGTGAAGGGGCCGCAGGAAAAAGTCATGGACGACTTCCGTGCCCGCTACAAGAAGAAGTTCAATATGGACGTGCAACTGTACGCGCCGTACGTCTACGATTCCGTGATGGTGATGGCGAAGGCCATGCAGGACGCCAAGTCGGCCGATCCCGCCAAATACCTGCCGGTCCTCAAGAACATCAAGTACGAGGGCGTGACCGGCACGATCCAGTTCGATGCGAACGGCGACATCAAGGATGGTGCGTTGACCTTGTTCACCTATAAAGGCGGCAAGCGGACGAAACTGGACGTGATCCGCTAA
- a CDS encoding c-type cytochrome, protein MKRSLMLFAAVSALASTGAFAQDAAALAKAKNCMACHSVQTKLVGPAYKDVAAKYAGQKDAEGKLVAKVMKGGSGVWGPVPMPANPQVTEAEAHTLVKWVLSQK, encoded by the coding sequence ATGAAACGTTCGTTGATGTTGTTTGCTGCAGTCTCTGCCCTGGCTTCCACCGGCGCCTTCGCGCAAGACGCGGCCGCCCTGGCGAAAGCGAAGAATTGCATGGCTTGCCACTCCGTGCAAACCAAGCTGGTCGGCCCGGCCTACAAGGACGTCGCCGCCAAATACGCTGGCCAGAAAGATGCCGAAGGCAAGCTGGTCGCGAAGGTCATGAAGGGCGGTTCGGGTGTCTGGGGTCCGGTCCCGATGCCGGCCAACCCGCAGGTCACCGAAGCGGAAGCGCACACGCTGGTCAAGTGGGTCCTGTCGCAGAAGTAA
- a CDS encoding TIGR04438 family Trp-rich protein — protein MPLILLIAVLVVLRFFEVWRFAELSWWWIVALMVVAFIWFEFIEKMLGLDKRKAHNLDEKRRKERVKQSFGKRK, from the coding sequence ATGCCCCTGATCCTCTTGATTGCCGTCCTCGTCGTGCTGCGTTTCTTCGAGGTCTGGCGCTTTGCCGAACTGTCCTGGTGGTGGATCGTCGCCCTGATGGTGGTCGCCTTCATCTGGTTCGAATTCATCGAAAAGATGCTGGGCCTCGACAAGCGCAAGGCCCACAACCTCGACGAGAAGCGCCGCAAGGAACGCGTGAAGCAGAGCTTCGGCAAGCGCAAATGA
- the ilvD gene encoding dihydroxy-acid dehydratase, producing the protein MPDQPRYNRRSRHVTEGVARSPNRSMYYAMGYRQEDFDKPMIGIANGHSTITPCNSGLQKLADVAIATIRDAGANPQVFGTPTISDGMSMGTEGMKFSLISREVIADCIETCVNGQWMDGVVVIGGCDKNMPGGMIALARTNVPGIYVYGGTIKPGHWKGKDLTIVSAFEAVGEFTAGRMSQEDFDGIERNACPSSGSCGGMYTANTMSSSFEALGMSLLYSSTMANPDDEKVGSAAESARVLVEAVKRDLKPRDIITRESIENAVALIMATGGSTNAVLHYLAIAHAAEVEWSIDDFERVRRKVPVICNLKPSGEYVATDLHKAGGIPQVMKLLLDAGLLHGDCITITGRTLAEELANVPSVPPAGQDVIRPLDRALYDEGHLAILKGNLSPEGCVAKITGLKNPVITGPARVFDDEYSAMDTILANKINPGDVLVLRYLGPRGGPGMPEMLAPTAALIGKGLGESVGLITDGRFSGGTWGMVVGHVTPEAFEGGTIALVQEGDSITIDAHHQLIQLNVPDDEIARRRAAWVRPAPRYTRGVLAKFAALAQPASKGAVTC; encoded by the coding sequence ATGCCCGACCAGCCGCGCTACAACCGCCGTTCCCGCCATGTGACCGAAGGCGTTGCCCGCAGTCCGAATCGCTCGATGTATTACGCGATGGGCTACCGCCAGGAGGATTTCGACAAGCCGATGATCGGCATCGCCAACGGCCATTCCACGATCACGCCCTGCAATTCCGGCCTGCAGAAACTGGCCGACGTGGCCATCGCCACCATCCGCGATGCGGGTGCGAATCCGCAGGTGTTCGGCACGCCGACCATTTCCGACGGCATGTCGATGGGCACCGAAGGCATGAAGTTCTCGCTGATCTCGCGCGAGGTGATCGCCGACTGCATCGAAACGTGCGTCAACGGCCAGTGGATGGACGGCGTCGTCGTGATCGGCGGCTGCGACAAGAACATGCCGGGCGGGATGATCGCGCTGGCGCGCACGAACGTCCCCGGCATCTATGTGTACGGCGGGACGATCAAGCCGGGCCACTGGAAGGGCAAGGACCTGACGATCGTGTCGGCCTTCGAAGCGGTGGGCGAATTCACGGCGGGGCGCATGAGCCAGGAGGATTTCGACGGCATCGAACGCAACGCCTGTCCGTCGTCCGGATCGTGCGGCGGCATGTACACGGCGAACACGATGTCGTCGTCGTTCGAGGCGCTCGGCATGTCGCTGCTGTACTCGTCGACGATGGCCAATCCCGACGACGAAAAAGTCGGATCGGCGGCCGAGTCGGCGCGCGTGCTCGTGGAAGCCGTCAAGCGCGACCTCAAGCCGCGCGACATCATCACGCGCGAGTCCATCGAAAACGCCGTCGCGCTGATCATGGCGACCGGCGGCTCGACGAACGCCGTGCTGCACTACCTCGCCATCGCGCACGCGGCCGAGGTGGAATGGTCGATCGACGATTTCGAGCGCGTGCGCCGCAAAGTGCCCGTGATCTGCAATCTGAAACCGTCGGGCGAATACGTCGCGACGGATCTGCACAAGGCGGGCGGCATCCCGCAGGTCATGAAGCTGCTGCTGGACGCGGGCCTGCTGCACGGCGACTGCATCACCATCACGGGCCGCACGCTCGCCGAGGAGTTGGCGAACGTGCCGTCCGTGCCGCCGGCGGGACAGGACGTCATCCGGCCGCTGGACCGCGCGCTGTACGACGAAGGCCACCTGGCGATTTTAAAAGGGAACCTGTCCCCGGAAGGCTGCGTGGCCAAGATCACGGGCCTGAAGAATCCCGTGATCACGGGCCCGGCGCGCGTGTTCGACGACGAATACAGCGCGATGGACACGATCCTCGCCAATAAGATCAACCCGGGCGACGTGCTCGTGCTGCGCTACCTGGGGCCGCGCGGCGGTCCGGGCATGCCGGAGATGCTGGCGCCGACGGCGGCGCTGATCGGCAAGGGTCTGGGCGAATCCGTGGGGCTGATCACGGATGGCCGGTTTTCCGGCGGCACCTGGGGCATGGTCGTGGGGCATGTGACGCCGGAAGCGTTCGAGGGCGGCACGATCGCGCTCGTGCAGGAAGGGGACTCGATCACGATCGACGCGCACCATCAGCTGATCCAGCTGAACGTGCCGGACGACGAGATCGCCCGCCGGCGCGCGGCCTGGGTGCGTCCGGCGCCGCGCTACACCCGCGGCGTGCTGGCCAAGTTCGCGGCGCTGGCGCAGCCGGCCAGCAAGGGGGCGGTTACCTGCTGA
- a CDS encoding LysR family transcriptional regulator: MNLELRQLRYFVTVAEELHFGRAAARLHMTQPPLSQAIAALEDGLGTALFLRNRRMVALTPAGSALLPEARRILSEAALLPDLARRAASGEAGRLALAFITSADYSVLPPFLRRYSERYPGVQLSLQEATSDVQVDELLRGRIDAGLLIPPLPDRARAELDYMKVLDEPLILCAPAGLALPAVPRPRARATRTRAAADAAPPLGPHLGAPVRLQDLPHLPLIIFPREISPALHDAILSCFRAAGITPAIGQQAIQMQTIVSLVSAGMGLALVPQSVSNLMRPGVEYRALADATPLVETGIAWRRDNPSPVLKGFLELLRTI, from the coding sequence ATGAACCTGGAATTGCGCCAGCTGCGCTACTTCGTCACCGTGGCCGAGGAATTGCACTTCGGCCGCGCCGCCGCGCGCCTGCACATGACGCAGCCGCCGCTGTCGCAGGCCATCGCCGCGCTGGAAGATGGCCTCGGCACCGCGCTATTCCTGCGCAACCGCCGCATGGTCGCGCTGACGCCGGCCGGCAGCGCCCTGCTGCCCGAGGCCCGCCGCATCCTCTCCGAAGCGGCCCTGCTGCCCGACCTGGCGCGGCGCGCGGCCAGCGGAGAAGCGGGCCGGCTCGCGCTCGCGTTCATCACGTCGGCCGACTACAGCGTGCTCCCGCCCTTCCTGCGCCGCTACAGCGAGCGCTATCCGGGCGTGCAACTCTCCCTGCAGGAAGCGACGTCGGACGTGCAGGTCGACGAGCTGCTGCGCGGGCGCATCGACGCGGGTTTGCTGATTCCACCGCTGCCCGACCGCGCGCGCGCGGAACTCGATTACATGAAGGTGCTGGACGAGCCGCTGATCCTGTGCGCGCCGGCCGGCCTCGCGCTGCCGGCGGTCCCGCGCCCGCGTGCCCGCGCGACGCGCACGCGGGCGGCAGCCGATGCGGCGCCGCCGCTCGGCCCGCACCTGGGCGCGCCCGTCCGCCTGCAGGATTTGCCGCATCTGCCGCTGATCATTTTCCCGCGCGAGATCTCGCCCGCCCTGCACGATGCCATCCTGTCGTGCTTCCGCGCGGCGGGCATCACGCCGGCGATCGGGCAGCAGGCGATCCAGATGCAGACCATCGTCAGCCTCGTGTCGGCCGGCATGGGGTTAGCACTTGTGCCACAATCCGTGTCGAACCTGATGCGCCCCGGCGTAGAATACCGTGCCCTCGCCGACGCGACCCCATTGGTCGAGACCGGCATCGCATGGCGCCGCGATAACCCTTCGCCGGTGCTCAAGGGCTTCCTGGAACTATTGAGGACTATCTAA
- the lgt gene encoding prolipoprotein diacylglyceryl transferase produces the protein MLVHPQPNPVAFSIGPVEIHWYGIMYVVAFALFILLGRVRIKTQAHVQAQGWTYTDLDDMLFYGMLGVVIGGRLGEVLFYRPDYYFSHPAEIFMTWHGGMSYHGGFIGVLIAMALWARKRGRNLLDVYDFIAPMVPIGYACGRLGNFINAELPGRLADPNLPWAMLWPGVEGPRHPSPLYQMLVDGVLVFVIMWLFARKPRPRLAVGALYTLLYGCARFFTEYFRVPDWETHVMGLPITSGQVLSLPMIVAGLIMLGWAYSDANKRAVHA, from the coding sequence ATGCTCGTTCACCCGCAACCGAACCCGGTCGCCTTCAGCATCGGCCCCGTCGAGATCCACTGGTACGGGATCATGTACGTGGTCGCTTTTGCCCTGTTCATCCTGCTGGGCCGCGTACGCATCAAGACGCAGGCCCACGTGCAGGCGCAAGGCTGGACCTACACCGACCTCGACGACATGCTGTTCTACGGGATGCTGGGCGTGGTGATCGGCGGGCGCCTCGGCGAAGTGCTGTTCTACCGCCCGGATTATTACTTCTCGCATCCGGCCGAAATCTTCATGACGTGGCACGGCGGCATGTCGTACCACGGCGGCTTTATCGGCGTGCTGATCGCGATGGCGCTGTGGGCCCGTAAGCGCGGCCGCAACCTGCTCGATGTGTACGATTTCATCGCGCCCATGGTCCCCATCGGCTATGCGTGCGGGCGCCTGGGGAATTTCATCAACGCGGAACTGCCGGGCCGCCTGGCCGATCCGAACCTGCCGTGGGCGATGCTGTGGCCGGGCGTCGAAGGGCCGCGCCATCCGTCGCCGCTGTACCAGATGCTGGTGGACGGCGTCCTCGTATTCGTGATCATGTGGCTGTTCGCGCGCAAGCCGCGCCCGCGTCTCGCGGTGGGTGCGCTGTACACGCTGCTCTACGGCTGCGCGCGTTTCTTCACCGAGTATTTCCGCGTGCCCGATTGGGAGACGCATGTGATGGGATTGCCGATCACGTCGGGGCAGGTGTTGTCGCTGCCGATGATCGTGGCGGGACTGATCATGCTGGGGTGGGCGTATTCGGATGCGAACAAGCGGGCGGTGCACGCGTAG
- a CDS encoding EVE domain-containing protein, with the protein MRYWLMKSEPDEVSFADVIKAPGKTVAWFGVRNYQARNFMRDQMQVGDGVLFYHSSCAVPGVAGIAKVASAAYPDASQFEPSSHYFDPKATQEQPRWISVDVTAVAEGRYLPLTEMRGVPELEDMVLLQKGSRLSISPVTKGQWDKVLELMGV; encoded by the coding sequence ATGCGTTACTGGTTGATGAAATCCGAACCCGATGAAGTGAGTTTCGCCGACGTGATCAAAGCGCCCGGCAAGACGGTCGCCTGGTTCGGCGTGCGCAACTACCAGGCCCGCAATTTCATGCGCGACCAGATGCAGGTGGGCGACGGCGTCCTGTTCTACCACTCCAGCTGCGCCGTGCCGGGCGTGGCGGGGATCGCGAAAGTCGCCAGCGCGGCGTATCCGGATGCGTCGCAATTCGAGCCAAGCAGTCATTATTTCGATCCGAAGGCGACGCAAGAACAGCCACGCTGGATTTCCGTCGACGTGACGGCGGTGGCGGAAGGACGCTATCTGCCGCTGACGGAAATGCGCGGCGTGCCGGAACTGGAAGACATGGTGCTGCTGCAGAAGGGGAGCCGGTTGTCGATTTCGCCGGTGACGAAAGGGCAGTGGGATAAGGTGCTGGAGTTGATGGGCGTGTGA
- a CDS encoding cell division protein ZapA, with protein MIQLDVTIMGQPYRLACRDGEEKTLREAVAYLDGKMCALRDSGKVKGTDRIAVMAALSVAAEFLSVKAPQGPLADMTILEVKQKLEAMHTVLDAALSADENPA; from the coding sequence ATGATCCAGCTGGACGTAACCATCATGGGGCAGCCGTATCGCCTGGCCTGCCGCGACGGCGAAGAGAAAACCTTGCGCGAGGCCGTGGCCTATCTCGACGGCAAAATGTGCGCTTTGCGCGACTCCGGCAAGGTCAAAGGCACCGACCGTATCGCCGTCATGGCGGCGCTGTCGGTGGCGGCCGAATTCCTGTCCGTGAAAGCGCCGCAAGGCCCGCTGGCGGACATGACGATCCTGGAAGTCAAGCAGAAACTCGAGGCGATGCACACGGTGTTGGATGCCGCACTCTCGGCCGACGAAAACCCGGCCTGA
- the groES gene encoding co-chaperone GroES — protein sequence MNLRPLHDRVIVKRLDQETKTASGLIIPDAAAEKPDQGEVLAVGNGKVQENGNVRPLEVKVGDRVLFGKYSGQTVKVNGEELLVMREEDIMAVVAL from the coding sequence ATGAACCTTCGCCCATTGCACGATCGCGTGATCGTGAAGCGTCTCGACCAGGAAACCAAGACTGCATCCGGCCTGATCATCCCCGATGCGGCGGCCGAGAAGCCGGACCAAGGTGAAGTGCTGGCCGTCGGTAACGGCAAAGTGCAAGAGAACGGCAACGTCCGTCCGCTGGAAGTGAAAGTCGGCGACCGCGTCCTGTTCGGCAAGTATTCGGGCCAGACCGTCAAGGTCAACGGCGAAGAGCTGCTGGTCATGCGCGAAGAAGACATCATGGCCGTCGTGGCCCTGTAA
- the groL gene encoding chaperonin GroEL (60 kDa chaperone family; promotes refolding of misfolded polypeptides especially under stressful conditions; forms two stacked rings of heptamers to form a barrel-shaped 14mer; ends can be capped by GroES; misfolded proteins enter the barrel where they are refolded when GroES binds), translated as MAAKDVVFGDVARAKMVEGVNVLANAVKVTLGPKGRNVVLERSFGAPTVTKDGVSVAKEIELKDKLMNMGAQMVKEVASKTSDNAGDGTTTATVLAQAIVREGMKFVAAGMNPMDLKRGIDKAVAATVEELKKIAKPTTTSKEIAQVGTISANSDSSVGERIAEAMEKVGKEGVITVEDGKSLNDELDIVEGMQFDRGYLSPYFINNPDKQVAVHENPFILLCDKKISNIRDLLPVLEQVAKAGRPLVIVAEDIEGEALATLVVNNIRGILKTVAVKAPGFGDRRKAMLEDIAILTGGQVIAEEVGLTLEKVTLNELGQAKRIEVGKENTIIIDGAGAAEAIEARVKQIRIQIEEATSDYDREKLQERVAKLAGGVAVIRVGAATEVEMKEKKARVEDALHATRAAVEEGIVPGGGVALLRARAALNIKGDNPDQEAGIKIVLRAMEEPLRMIVQNAGEEPSVVVAAVINGQGNYGYNAANGTYGDMVEQGVLDPAKVTRSALQNAASIAGLMLTTDCMVSEIVEDKPAAGGHGMGGMGGMGMDGMM; from the coding sequence ATGGCAGCTAAAGATGTAGTGTTCGGCGACGTAGCACGCGCCAAGATGGTCGAAGGCGTCAACGTCCTGGCCAACGCAGTTAAAGTCACCCTCGGCCCGAAAGGCCGCAACGTCGTGCTGGAACGTTCGTTCGGCGCCCCGACCGTCACCAAGGACGGTGTCTCGGTCGCCAAAGAGATCGAGCTGAAAGACAAGCTCATGAACATGGGCGCGCAGATGGTCAAGGAAGTCGCTTCGAAGACCAGCGACAACGCCGGTGACGGCACCACCACCGCGACCGTGCTGGCACAAGCCATCGTGCGCGAAGGCATGAAGTTCGTTGCCGCCGGCATGAACCCGATGGACCTGAAGCGCGGCATCGACAAGGCCGTCGCCGCCACCGTCGAAGAACTGAAGAAGATCGCCAAGCCGACCACGACCTCGAAAGAGATCGCCCAAGTCGGTACCATCTCGGCCAACTCGGATTCGTCCGTCGGCGAGCGCATCGCCGAGGCGATGGAAAAAGTCGGCAAGGAAGGCGTCATCACCGTCGAAGACGGCAAGTCGCTGAACGACGAGCTGGACATCGTCGAAGGTATGCAATTCGACCGCGGCTACCTGTCGCCGTACTTCATCAACAACCCGGACAAGCAGGTCGCCGTCCACGAGAACCCGTTCATCCTGCTGTGCGACAAGAAGATCTCGAACATCCGTGATCTGCTGCCGGTGCTGGAGCAAGTCGCCAAGGCCGGCCGTCCGCTGGTGATCGTCGCCGAAGACATCGAAGGCGAAGCGCTGGCGACCCTGGTCGTCAACAACATCCGCGGCATCCTGAAGACCGTCGCCGTCAAGGCCCCGGGCTTCGGCGACCGTCGCAAGGCCATGCTGGAAGACATCGCCATCCTGACCGGTGGCCAGGTCATCGCCGAAGAAGTCGGCCTGACCCTGGAAAAGGTCACGCTGAACGAACTGGGCCAGGCCAAGCGCATCGAAGTCGGCAAGGAAAACACCATCATCATCGATGGCGCCGGTGCCGCCGAAGCGATCGAAGCGCGCGTCAAGCAGATCCGCATCCAGATCGAAGAAGCGACCTCGGACTACGACCGTGAGAAGCTGCAGGAACGCGTGGCCAAGCTGGCCGGCGGTGTTGCCGTGATCCGCGTCGGTGCCGCGACCGAAGTCGAAATGAAAGAGAAGAAAGCACGCGTGGAAGACGCGCTGCACGCCACCCGCGCTGCCGTCGAAGAAGGCATCGTCCCGGGCGGCGGCGTGGCCCTGCTGCGTGCCCGTGCCGCGCTGAACATCAAGGGTGACAACCCTGACCAGGAAGCCGGTATCAAGATCGTCCTGCGCGCAATGGAAGAGCCGCTGCGCATGATCGTCCAGAACGCCGGCGAAGAGCCGTCGGTCGTCGTCGCCGCCGTCATCAACGGCCAGGGCAACTACGGCTACAACGCCGCCAACGGCACCTACGGCGACATGGTCGAACAGGGCGTGCTGGATCCGGCCAAGGTCACCCGCTCGGCACTGCAGAACGCAGCCTCGATCGCCGGCCTGATGCTGACCACCGACTGCATGGTCTCCGAGATCGTCGAAGACAAGCCGGCAGCCGGCGGCCACGGCATGGGCGGCATGGGCGGCATGGGCATGGACGGCATGATGTAA
- a CDS encoding AraC family transcriptional regulator, whose translation MRASIFGRNDASRYTVPIPATRGESVGTIAQSLGYASPNAFTSMFRKLPGKTPQHYLAEWRERA comes from the coding sequence TTGCGCGCTTCGATCTTCGGCAGGAACGACGCCAGCCGATATACCGTCCCGATCCCCGCCACGCGCGGCGAGAGCGTGGGCACTATCGCGCAATCTCTCGGCTATGCGAGCCCGAACGCGTTCACGAGCATGTTCCGCAAGCTGCCCGGCAAGACGCCGCAGCATTACCTGGCCGAGTGGCGGGAGCGGGCGTGA